One Coriobacteriia bacterium genomic window, GAGGACCTCGACGAGCCGATCGACCACCTCTTCAAGCAGTTCTTCCGCGAACTGGCACGGCTGCAGGACGAAGAGGACATCGAGTGGGCCAGCTCGATGGTGCTGGCGGCGCGATACCTCGAGCGCATAGCCGACAACGCCGTGGACATCGGGGAGCGTATCGCGTTCCTCGTCACGGGAGACTTCGAGGCGCTCTCGGAGCCGCGGCCGGATCAGAAGAGGTAGCCCGATATGAGCGCCGTCGCCGAGCGGCTTCGTTCGGTGCGCCGTCAGGTCGCGGATGCGGCCGACATCGCCGGTCGGGATCCCGCGCGCGTCACGATAGTGGCGGTCGCGAAGACCGTCGGCGTCGTGGAGGTCCGCAACGCCGTCGTGGCCGGATGCAGGGACTTCGGAGAGAACAGGGTGCAGGAGTTCCTCGCCAAGCGCGCGCTCTTCCCCGACGAGCGATGGCACTTCATCGGCAGCCTGCAGACGAACAAGGTCAAGGACGTCGCCGGCAGGGCGACTCTCATCCACTCGATCGACAGTCTTCGCCTGTTGGAGCATGTCGACAGGCACGCGGCCGAGGCCGGCGCAGTCCAGCAGGTCCTCCTGCAGGTGAACGTCTCGGGGGAGCCGACGAAGCACGGTCTTGCCCCCGACGAGGTCGAGGACGTGCTGCTCGCCTCGGGTGACCTCGACAACGTCCTCGTGAAAGGCCTCATGACGATGGCGCCGCTCGGAAGGCCGGAAGAGGCC contains:
- a CDS encoding YggS family pyridoxal phosphate-dependent enzyme — protein: MSAVAERLRSVRRQVADAADIAGRDPARVTIVAVAKTVGVVEVRNAVVAGCRDFGENRVQEFLAKRALFPDERWHFIGSLQTNKVKDVAGRATLIHSIDSLRLLEHVDRHAAEAGAVQQVLLQVNVSGEPTKHGLAPDEVEDVLLASGDLDNVLVKGLMTMAPLGRPEEARWVFRRLADLFAGFRDMRFNGVDLTELSMGMTNDFRVAVEEGATIVRIGRAIFGR